A region from the Pseudonocardia petroleophila genome encodes:
- the msrA gene encoding peptide-methionine (S)-S-oxide reductase MsrA, protein MGLFGRRRMVTADRALPGRSTPLPVADRHVVTGRRIAPPFPDGLATAVFGMGCFWGAERLFWRTPGVWSTAVGYAGGFTENPTYGETCSGRTGHAEVVLVVFDPTRIGYADLLQIFWEGHDPTQGMRQGNDRGTQYRSAIYTADDDQRLLAEASAAAYGAALAAARRGAVTTEIAPLGTFFHAEEEHQQYLAKVPGGYCGLGGTGVSCPALT, encoded by the coding sequence ATGGGTCTGTTCGGACGTCGGAGGATGGTCACCGCCGACCGCGCACTGCCGGGACGGTCGACGCCGCTGCCCGTGGCGGACCGCCACGTCGTGACCGGCCGGCGCATCGCTCCGCCCTTCCCGGACGGCCTCGCGACGGCGGTGTTCGGGATGGGCTGCTTCTGGGGGGCCGAGCGGCTGTTCTGGCGGACGCCGGGCGTCTGGTCCACCGCGGTCGGCTACGCGGGCGGGTTCACCGAGAACCCGACGTACGGCGAGACGTGCTCCGGCCGCACCGGGCACGCCGAGGTGGTGCTGGTCGTGTTCGACCCGACCCGGATCGGCTACGCCGACCTCCTGCAGATCTTCTGGGAGGGGCACGACCCGACCCAGGGCATGCGCCAGGGCAACGACCGCGGCACCCAGTACCGGTCGGCGATCTACACCGCCGACGACGACCAGCGCCTCCTCGCCGAGGCCTCCGCCGCGGCGTACGGCGCTGCGCTGGCCGCCGCCCGCCGTGGCGCCGTCACCACGGAGATCGCCCCGCTCGGCACGTTCTTCCACGCCGAGGAGGAGCACCAGCAGTACCTCGCGAAGGTGCCGGGCGGCTACTGCGGGCTCGGCGGCACCGGAGTCTCCTGCCCTGCACTGACATGA